A section of the Arabiibacter massiliensis genome encodes:
- the cydB gene encoding cytochrome d ubiquinol oxidase subunit II, with product MEITFFQGLWFLLIFVLIAGYFILDGFDLGAGVLYPFVAKNDKEKAIVRTSIGPVWDGNEVWLLTAGGALFAAFPAAYATTFSGFYLAVMLVLFGLIVRAVSVEYRGHDPKWGKVWDACFTVGSLLPALLLGVAVGNIFAGIPMTEGGDYAGMPLLGLITPFTLLCGVLGLVMFLAQGATWLSLKAPKPSDVQARAAKLRLPLQVAALALFLVVTLYALMGIQPAMDPMLGIARWLFAILFVAAVAASIFFGLKKGNDLGAFIAQSASCAMLVLLLAASMFPNFVVASADSVGPAITAMSAASSELTLMWMTIITCVGLPLVLIYHVIIYRTFRGRVKDEDLAHY from the coding sequence ATGGAAATCACGTTCTTCCAAGGACTCTGGTTCCTGCTGATCTTCGTGCTCATCGCCGGCTACTTCATCCTTGACGGCTTCGATCTGGGCGCGGGCGTGCTGTACCCCTTCGTCGCGAAGAACGACAAGGAGAAGGCCATCGTGCGCACGAGCATCGGGCCGGTGTGGGACGGCAACGAGGTGTGGCTGCTCACTGCGGGCGGCGCGCTGTTCGCGGCGTTCCCGGCGGCGTACGCCACCACGTTCTCCGGCTTCTACCTGGCCGTCATGCTGGTGCTGTTCGGCCTGATCGTCCGCGCGGTGTCGGTTGAGTACCGCGGGCACGACCCCAAGTGGGGCAAGGTGTGGGACGCGTGCTTCACGGTGGGCTCGCTTTTGCCGGCGCTGCTTCTGGGCGTGGCCGTGGGCAACATCTTCGCGGGCATCCCCATGACCGAGGGCGGCGACTACGCGGGCATGCCGCTGCTGGGCCTCATCACCCCGTTCACGCTGTTGTGCGGCGTGCTGGGCCTCGTGATGTTCCTGGCGCAGGGCGCCACCTGGCTCTCGCTCAAGGCTCCCAAGCCCAGCGACGTGCAGGCGCGTGCGGCCAAGCTGCGCCTTCCGCTGCAAGTCGCGGCGCTCGCGCTGTTCCTCGTGGTCACGCTGTACGCCCTCATGGGCATCCAGCCGGCCATGGATCCGATGCTCGGCATCGCGCGCTGGCTGTTCGCCATCTTATTCGTGGCGGCTGTGGCGGCGTCGATCTTCTTCGGGCTGAAGAAGGGCAACGACCTGGGCGCGTTCATCGCGCAGTCCGCGTCGTGCGCCATGCTGGTGCTGCTGCTGGCCGCGTCGATGTTCCCGAACTTCGTGGTGGCCTCGGCCGACAGCGTCGGTCCCGCCATCACTGCGATGAGCGCGGCGTCCTCCGAGCTCACGCTCATGTGGATGACCATCATCACCTGCGTGGGCCTGCCGCTCGTGCTCATCTACCATGTGATCATCTACCGCACCTTCCGCGGCCGCGTGAAGGACGAGGACCTGGCGCACTACTAG